In one Silene latifolia isolate original U9 population chromosome 10, ASM4854445v1, whole genome shotgun sequence genomic region, the following are encoded:
- the LOC141604713 gene encoding allene oxide synthase 1, chloroplastic — MAFVSHLITTSSSLGIQNPVLQHVSVPHRRQRVFATVAIPSSTESAESKHLPIRKIPGDRGLPIVGPILDRQDYFYKQGREEFFKSRIQKYKSTVFRVNMPPGPTISKESNVVVLLDGKSFPTLFDISKVEKKDLFTGTFMPSVELTGGYRVLSYLDPSEPNHEKLKQLMFTLLKSTRQRVLPEFESSYSEFFDQLENELSTHGKAKFNDANDQAAFNFLARAWFGANPLDSELGSSGPGIISKWVLFQLGPLLNLGLPKCIQELTIHSFRLPPKLIKKDYQKLYNFFYQNSPGLLEEAAKLGISRDEACHNLLFATCFNSFGGMKIFFPNMIKQIGRAGVKLHRRLAEEVRSVVRSNGGKVTMMGTEQMPLLKSVVYEALRIEPPVSSQYGRVKNDMIIESHDAAFEVKKGELLYGFQPFATRDPKIFEKGDEFVPDRFIGEEGEKLLKHVLWSNGPENESPTVHNKQCVGKDFVVLVARLLLVELFMRYDSFEIDVKNSPLGSNVTVTSLKRATF; from the coding sequence atggcTTTTGTTTCTCATTTAATCACAACTTCGTCATCACTAGGCATTCAAAACCCAGTGTTACAGCATGTGAGTGTTCCACATCGACGACAAAGGGTATTCGCTACGGTAGCGATTCCGTCAAGTACGGAATCGGCCGAGTCGAAACACCTTCCAATTAGGAAGATCCCGGGTGACCGGGGTCTTCCTATTGTCGGTCCAATACTGGACCGACAAGACTATTTTTACAAACAAGGAAGGGAAGAGTTTTTCAAATCAAGGATACAAAAATACAAGTCAACAGTTTTCAGAGTCAACATGCCACCTGGACCAACCATATCAAAGGAATCAAACGTCGTCGTTTTACTCGATGGTAAGAGTTTCCCAACTCTTTTTGACATTTCTAAGGTTGAAAAAAAAGACCTATTTACGGGTACATTTATGCCGTCCGTTGAATTAACGGGCGGATACCGAGTACTATCGTACCTCGACCCGTCCGAACCAAATCACGAAAAATTAAAACAACTTATGTTCACTTTATTAAAATCAACCCGACAACGGGTTCTCCCAGAATTCGAGTCGAGTTATTCCGAGTTTTTTGACCAATTGGAAAATGAATTATCGACCCACGGTAAAGCCAAATTTAATGATGCTAATGATCAAGCCGCATTTAATTTTTTAGCTCGGGCTTGGTTCGGAGCTAATCCACTCGACTCGGAACTCGGGTCGAGTGGGCCTGGGATTATTTCTAAATGGGTTTTATTCCAATTAGGCCCATTACTCAATCTTGGGCTACCCAAATGCATTCAAGAGCTCACAATTCATAGTTTTCGTTTACCaccaaaattaataaaaaaagatTACCAAAAACTGTACAATTTTTTTTACCAAAATAGTCCCGGTTTATTAGAAGAGGCCGCTAAACTCGGAATATCACGTGACGAAGCATGTCACAACTTATTGTTCGCCACGTGTTTTAATTCTTTTGGTGGGATGAAAATATTTTTTCCTAATATGATCAAACAAATCGGTCGGGCCGGGGTGAAATTACATCGCCGGCTCGCTGAAGAAGTCCGGTCCGTGGTCCGGTCCAATGGTGGAAAAGTTACTATGATGGGTACAGAGCAAATGCCGTTATTAAAATCAGTTGTTTACGAGGCGCTTCGGATTGAGCCACCTGTCAGTTCGCAATACGGTCGAGTTAAGAATGATATGATTATTGAGTCGCATGACGCGGCTTTCGAGGTTAAAAAGGGTGAATTATTATACGGGTTCCAGCCGTTTGCGACTAGGGACCCGAAAATATTTGAGAAGGGGGATGAATTTGTTCCGGACCGGTTTATTGGTGAGGAAGGGGAAAAATTATTGAAACATGTGTTGTGGTCCAATGGACCGGAAAATGAAAGCCCAACGGTTCATAATAAACAATGCGTTGGAAAAGACTTTGTCGTGTTGGTTGCCAGGTTATTGTTGGTTGAGTTATTTATGAGGTACGATTCATTTGAGATCGATGTTAAAAATTCGCCTTTGGGTTCGAATGTTACTGTTACGTCTCTTAAACGTGCTACATTTTAA